Genomic segment of Myxococcus stipitatus:
CGGAGTCCCCATGAGCCGCAGCACGCTGACGGACCTCTTCCACCAGTCGGCCTCGGCGGTGCGGCCTCTGTCCTCGTACCTCTTGCAGCGCATTGCCTCGGCCGAGGTGGTGTGGGCTGACGAGACGCCGCTGCGCGTGCTGGACGTGAAGAAGACGCGCCGAGGCTACCTCTGGACGTTTCTCACCCAGACGCCCCAGGGCGAGTGGCTCATCGGCTACCGCTTCAGCCTGGGCCGCGCGGGCAAGACGCCCAAGGACGTGCTGGGCGGCACCACGGGCGCGCTCGTGGTGGACGGGTACACCGGCTACAACGCGGTGACACTGCCGGTGGGCGTGATCCGATTCGGTGGACAGGTTGACTATGCCGCTGCCCTTTCGAACTCGGCCGGTGCAGCGTAGCCGATTGCCGAGTGCATGCGCTGCTGGTTGTAGAAGACCTCGATGTAGTCGAACAACTTCACCTTCGCGTCATTGGGGCTCTCGAAAATCTCTCCCAGCTCGTTCTTGAGCGTGCTGAACCAACTCTCCATAGCCGCGTTGTCGTAGCAGTTACCGCGTCGGCTCATGCTGCAGACGATGCCGTGTCGTTCGAGGACGCGTTGGTAGTCCTCACTCGCGTACGTGCTCCCCTGGTCGGTGTGGTGCAAGAGACCTTCGGCCGGGCATCGACGGCGTAGCGCCATGTCGAGCGCCTTGAGCGTCAAGTGCCTGTCGTTCACCGCGCTGAGAGCCCAGCCCACGACGAAGCGTGAATAGAGGTCGATGATGGCCGCCAGGAAGAGCCTGCCTCCGGGGATGGACAGCTGCGTGGTGTCTCCTACCCAGCGCTCATTCGGGCGTTGGGCGGTGAAGCGCCTGTCGAGCAGATTGCCCGCCACTGGCTGCTGGTGCTCGCTCATCGTCGTGCCGCGGTAGCGTCGGCGCATTCGGCCCGCCAACTTCTCCTCTCGCATGAGACGGATGACGCGATTGCGGCCGACACGGACTCCTTGGTTGTGCAGGGCCCGGTGGATGCGCGGGCTGCCGTAGGTACAGCGGCCCTTCTGGTGGGCCTCATGCACCAGCACCTTCAGCCGGGCGTCCTCCCGCTCTCGCGGACTCTCGGGCCTCCGCCTCCATGCGTAGAAGCCTGAACGCGACACCTGCAGCATCCGGCACAGCCAGCTGACGGAGAAGTGGGCCTGCTCCGCACGGATGAACTCGAACTTCACCCGTTCTCCTTCGCGGTGTAGGCCACCCATTTTTTTAGCAGCGTCCGCTCCATTTCCAGCTCGCGCACCTGCTTGCGCAGCTTCGTGAGCTCCTGCCGCTCCGCACTCGTCAGTGCTCCAGGTTTGCCCTGGCCTTTGTCGGCCCGCGCCTGGTCCACCCACATCCTCAACGCCGACAGCGTCAAGTCCAGGTCCCTTGCCACCTGGGACGTCGTCTTGCCTTCCTCCAGCACCAGCCTCACGGCCCCCGCCTTGAACTCCTCCGTGTAGCTACGCCGGGGACGTCTCGGCTTCTTCATTTCCATCATGTCGGACACCGTACCTGCCTCTTCCTTGGTGTCCACTGATGCGGATCACGCCCACGGCTGCCCTTGGACAACAACCGCTCGGAGGCGGCGTTGCGAAAGGCCGCACTCGGCCGCAAGAACTTCCTCTTCGTCGGACACGAAACCGCTGGCGAGAATCTCGCGGGTCTCTACGCGCTGGTCGCTACCTGCGAGGCCAACGGCGTCAACCCCGAGGTGTACCTGGCCGACGTCCTGCTCCGCGTCCAGACGCACCCGAACTCGCGCATCGCGGAGCTGTTGCCTCACGAGTGGAAGCGTCAGCAGACCACCGGTCCGCCCGAGTCACGCTTCCAGCCCCAGCCCTGAACTCTCCTCCGGTCGCGGCATCTGCCGGGCACGGACCTCGTCCATCTTCAACTGCTCACGCCACGTCGCTGACCGGACGGCTACGTCAGCGAATACAGATAGGGGCACCTCCTGGGTAGGACCAGTCTTGAAGCTGGGCTCGCGGGTAATGGGAGCCAGCTCCTGGGCGCGGATGCTCACACTTGTGGGGGGGGAAGTACTCATCCGTCCACTTCGGGTAAGTCCTCGTCCTCTTGGCAGCACTACGAGATCACGTCTAGAGTACCGTACGTGCGTGTCGTCACCAAGGCTCAGGCTCTCTATTCTGCCGCCGTGGCAGGAGATCACCAGCGTCGGAGCCAAGCGATTGCATTCCTTGACGAAGAATTGGCGAAGAGGCCTGGCAATACCCAGCTGCTCTCCATGAGGGCTCACCTCAAGGACCTGGCTGGTGATGAGTCAGGGGCACTGCTGGACCATGAGCAAGCTATCGCACGGGAACCATGCAGTCCCGCCCACTATTACAATCGTGGCGTGTTTCATGATCGGCGAGGCCATGAACAGGACGCGCGTCGAGACTTCTCTCGATGTGCACGCCTCTCGCTCGCCATCGGAGATGCCGAGACCCTGGATGCTGTAGAGCACTACATTTCGCTGGATGACCTCGAGCCAGGTTGACACTTATTACTGAGCTTGCCGACTTGGTTGACGGCCAGCTTGACCTTGCTTGATTCGCTAATGGAGAACACATCACTGCGGCCTTGATCGCTACGGTCTGCGGGAGGCTACCGTGATGTTGGCAGAGCTATCCTGAGCCTCCCCGGGTTTTGTGGACACCGGAGATGAGGTGACCGAAGGATGTCCACGACGATGCCGAGACG
This window contains:
- a CDS encoding IS3 family transposase (programmed frameshift), encoding MKKPRRPRRSYTEEFKAGAVRLVLEEGKTTSQVARDLDLTLSALRMWVDQARADKGQGKPGALTSAERQELTKLRKQVRELEMERTLLKKLGGLHREGERVKFEFIRAEQAHFSVSWLCRMLQVSRSGFYAWRRRPESPREREDARLKVLVHEAHQKGRCTYGSPRIHRALHNQGVRVGRNRVIRLMREEKLAGRMRRRYRGTTMSEHQQPVAGNLLDRRFTAQRPNERWVGDTTQLSIPGGRLFLAAIIDLYSRFVVGWALSAVNDRHLTLKALDMALRRRCPAEGLLHHTDQGSTYASEDYQRVLERHGIVCSMSRRGNCYDNAAMESWFSTLKNELGEIFESPNDAKVKLFDYIEVFYNQQRMHSAIGYAAPAEFERAAA